In Pseudorasbora parva isolate DD20220531a chromosome 9, ASM2467924v1, whole genome shotgun sequence, the following proteins share a genomic window:
- the fastk gene encoding fas-activated serine/threonine kinase: MLGLPVRFGLLTCRSFSSPRQPSRLLSLGALTNMYTTRMYSGGGGKPGRRISLMGGGPPMLENHHHPLPPHHPHVHQPQSYPPVYQARLDAHRPHYQTHQHYHTHPQVAHLPPPHYPPHAHLHHGKKKTWNFIHEKMSYDTFFTMKRLIDRSRTVDEVLRWVTQNPGKISHNHYPIALQKIGQLLVLQQAGGQAGGAAGEAALPATPVGGSAENAIRHILDNQDFQTLCDAIVSDCSKFDNFSIVNCLYAVAALGLPSDSQIVQVLEEESQARLSQFNQKDISMVFSSSMKLHPSSQHPLIESCLAGLEKNIERERHPQTLFLLLSYYRTKWRALRAADGASPEQLVVNRKILRLVKHTLASVSSVRDHEMALLDEMLSACAREASNKSLELIFSSHLFYQNRQEKFVSSLAEELPKKVDSITPYTMALIAKYIARHRLRETRLLDTIADFLVKKGEYLDSKVIQKLVFPFSRMSYRPANEAQFFSKLEMVLELKALSSPLATVNILMSLFQLGHFPGLVLHCVFSPSFISNVTNSPYALIVRRYLSLLDAAVELEYRDYTGPRLQDTHKVLMFDHALTADEVNRKYSYKGLVAEALRQLVGEHGYKQDEVLAPGYYTDFLLWIDCTGRVLPIRTGTPGATLAAGSTPCVVLNLKSPDGSGSVTALTTDFQKFSPFATSMEEGAEKRAGEESAFLSAHIRSPAGSQRVGSNGTGSLDYNPYYTASDYYSNLAKEHSLESQDSSTLSSPSDCLTQTGPSVPGTAAPQDSLFQFSIGKILEDEGGAATGADPGPDCEITTFYESVSYPEGGESDLVAGSPLQIHNPDNPEADRTTGEQVKRVIMSVNDKWHYCHNSDVLVGSRAMRDRHLQLLGYIILQLPYLELEKLNGIEEVKQYLHKKLLEVPL; this comes from the exons ATGCTGGGGCTGCCTGTTCGCTTTGGCCTCTTAACCTGCAGGAGTTTCTCCTCGCCCCGCCAGCCTTCTCGCCTACTCAGTCTAGGTGCTCTTACTAATATGTACACCACACGCATGTACAGCGGTGGTGGAGGCAAGCCAGGCCGGCGCATCAGCCTGATGGGAGGAGGGCCGCCCATGCTGGAGAACCACCATCATCCACTCCCTCCACATCACCCTCATGTCCATCAGCCTCAGAGCTATCCACCCGTTTATCAAGCCCGCCTAGATGCCCATCGGCCCCATTACCAGACACACCAGCATTACCACACACACCCTCAAGTCGCCCACCTCCCTCCTCCACACTACCCGCCTCATGCACATCTGCACCACGGCAAGAAGAAGACCTGGAACTTCATCCATGAGAAGATGAGCTACGACACTTTCTTCACCATGAAGCGGCTGATCGATCGCTCGCGCACCGTGGATGAAGTTCTCCGCTGGGTCACGCAGAATCCAGGCAAGATCTCGCACAATCATTATCCCATCGCCCTACAGAAGATCGGCCAGCTTCTGGTGCTGCAGCAGGCTGGAGGTCAGGCGGGTGGAGCAGCGGGCGAAGCAGCTTTGCCAGCGACTCCTGTCGGAGGTTCGGCGGAGAACGCCATACGACACATTCTGGATAACCAGGATTTTCAGACTCTCTGTGATGCCATTGTCAGTGACTGCTCCAAGTTCGACAACTTCAGCATTGTTAACTGCCTTTATGCTGTAGCTGCTCTTG GGCTGCCCAGTGACTCTCAGATTGTGCAGGTGCTGGAGGAAGAGTCCCAGGCCCGTCTGTCCCAGTTCAACCAAAAGGACATCTCAATGGTTTTCAGCAGCAGCATGAAGCTGCATCCGTCCAGCCAGCATCCCCTGATCGAGTCGTGTCTCGCCGGCCTGGAGAAGAACATAGAGCGGGAGCGACACCCCCAGACGCTCTTTCTCCTGCTCTCTTACTACCGCACTAAATGGAGAGCGCTGCGGGCGGCGGATGGAGCTTCCCCGGAGCAGCTGGTGGTAAACCGGAAGATCCTGCGGCTGGTGAAGCACACCCTGGCCAGTGTTAGCAGCGTCAGGGACCATGAGATGGCTCTGCTGGATGAGATGCTGTCTGCATGTGCCAGAGAAGCCAGCAACAAGAGCCTCGAGCTCATCTTCAGCTCTCACCTCTTCTACCAGAACCGGCAGGAGAAGTTTGTGAGCAGTCTTGCGG AGGAGTTGCCTAAAAAGGTTGATAGCATCACGCCTTACACCATGGCTCTCATTGCCAAGTACATCGCTCGCCATCGTCTCAGAGAAACACGCTTGCTGGACACAATCGCAGACTTTTTGGTCAAGAAGGGTGAATACCTGGACAGCAAG GTGATCCAGAAGCTTGTTTTCCCATTCAGTCGTATGAGTTATCggccggctaatgaggctcagTTTTTTTCCAAGCTGGAGATGGTGCTTGAGCTAAAGGCTCTGAGCTCTCCGCTAGCAACTGTAAACATCCTCATGTCCTTGTTCCAGCTGGGTCATTTCCCTGGGCTTGTTCTTCACTGTGTCTTCTCTCCGTCGTTCATCAGCAATGTCACCA ACAGCCCGTACGCCCTGATCGTGCGTCGGTACCTTTCACTTCTGGATGCAGCCGTAGAGCTGGAGTACAGAGACTACACTGGACCTCGCCTTCAGGACACACACAAAGTGCTCATGTTTGACCACGCTTTAACTGCAGATGAGGTGAACCGCAAATACAG TTATAAAGGTCTGGTTGCGGAGGCGCTCCGGCAGCTTGTTGGCGAGCACGGCTACAAACAAGATGAAGTTCTCGCACCAGGATATTACACAG ACTTCCTGCTGTGGATTGACTGCACAGGCCGCGTCCTCCCCATCAGAACAGGCACACCAGGAGCAACATTAGCAGCAGGTTCAACCCCATGTGTAGTACTGAACCTAAAATCTCCGGACGGGTCTGGCTCAGTCACGGCCCTCACTACTGACTTCCAGAAGTTTTCTCCCTTTGCCACATCAATGGAGGAAGGGGCTGAAAAACGAGCCGGAGAGGAGTCTGCCTTTCTTTCGGCTCACATTCGCTCTCCGGCAGGATCTCAGAGGGTCGGCTCTAATGGAACGGGCTCACTGGACTACAACCCATATTACACCGCTTCAGATTATTACTCGAATCTAGCCAAGGAGCACTCTCTGGAGAGCCAGGACAGCTCCACCCTCAGTAGCCCCTCAGACTGCCTGACCCAGACAGGACCCTCCGTTCCAGGGACGGCCGCTCCGCAAGACTCCCTGTTCCAGTTCTCCATTGGAAAAATCCTGGAGGATGAGGGGGGTGCTGCGACAGGAGCCGACCCAGGCCCCGACTGTGAGATTACTACGTTTTACGAAAGTGTGTCGTACCCAGAGGGTGGCGAGAGTGATTTAGTGGCTGGTTCTCCACTGCAAATTCACAACCCTGACAACCCTGAAGCTGACAGGACCACAGGAGAGCAGGTGAAGAG GGTTATTATGTCTGTAAATGATAAGTGGCATTATTGCCATAATTCTGACGTGCTGGTCGGATCCAGGGCCATGAGAGATCGTCACCTGCAGCTACTGGGCTACATCATACTACAG TTGCCCTATCTGGAGTTGGAGAAGCTGAATGGGATTGAGGAAGTGAAGCAGTACCTACACAAAAAGCTGCTGGAGGTTCCTTTATGA